From Magnetococcus sp. PR-3, one genomic window encodes:
- a CDS encoding SCO family protein — MVSLFQPQQWSERRKQWVVGLLLLFNVVWVFAVGLVGFQGDANGVNHEHQPLDLPLLRRVKQDEALLYLGFVGCGVSCPTALQSMADVRLRFEQNAPRAAPALLFVNILSTATEAGVHQPAEGYAQSFHDAFLGFEPMVDNLPQINRALDVTITPNTMIEDQSGHTGFIYLLQRQAGRWYRRGTYLAWPPDAQQIFNAVQQLQDNAA; from the coding sequence GTGGTCTCTTTATTTCAGCCACAGCAGTGGTCCGAACGGCGAAAACAGTGGGTGGTGGGGTTGCTCTTACTGTTCAATGTGGTTTGGGTGTTTGCCGTAGGTTTGGTGGGTTTTCAGGGTGATGCTAATGGGGTTAACCATGAGCACCAACCGTTAGACCTACCATTGCTGCGTCGGGTTAAACAGGATGAAGCCCTACTCTACCTGGGCTTTGTCGGGTGTGGGGTCTCTTGTCCCACCGCTTTGCAGAGTATGGCTGATGTGCGTCTACGTTTTGAGCAAAATGCTCCAAGGGCTGCGCCGGCTTTACTCTTTGTCAATATCCTCTCTACCGCCACTGAGGCAGGAGTACACCAACCGGCTGAAGGGTATGCACAGAGTTTTCACGATGCGTTTCTCGGTTTTGAACCCATGGTGGATAACCTGCCACAGATCAACCGTGCCTTGGATGTGACCATTACCCCCAATACGATGATTGAAGATCAAAGTGGCCATACAGGCTTTATCTATCTGTTACAACGCCAAGCTGGACGCTGGTACCGCCGGGGTACGTATTTGGCTTGGCCACCGGATGCTCAACAGATCTTTAATGCCGTTCAGCAGCTTCAAGATAATGCAGCATAG
- a CDS encoding methyl-accepting chemotaxis protein translates to MKALFPAYDKNLSDEVRKELQKDFAASDRMMLRLIIAQWILVSTVTAFSHGFYLLGMVGGGVTTLVAWLAYRIMPGRALTRAVMGASFMVFSAIVIQQHLGRIELHFHVFVALAFMVRYKDIVPILAAAGTIAVHHLTFNFLQQFDVHAWGVPITIFNYGYGLEIVILHALFVVVETAVFAYIILQMTNQYLANVEITATLSQVIRHRNLSLRVKEHNSEAIAVNGFLGNLQSILGSIQSQTERLGGAIGEGVSCKNTLVESSNRTREIADNLVGANRQLVEDVVHIRSAVDQSQDNVTAMREAADALRQDLNLINQEAQNGNVNVQTVADLSSRMDMNLSAMNNRLASINGVIGEVTSAITEQRGALVEMSQQSRDARERSEHANVRAEAVGPVVDALNSAAIEIGKVVDVINNIAEQTNMLALNASIEAAGAGDAGKGFAVVANEVKELAQQTAQATEDISTQVRDVQDNSRTVASALGEIIKSVNRVNEANNAIAHGVEDQTHVTERSAHSMLQAAQATDEITQQSMELTQFAQDLDQAAGQAAESSQQIAGAVSASVVHADQVANAAMATHELADRIGQAAERSDSNAGHVRHELDQAFDLITGMHRNIGGLESLFTDLEGGRKELDSAQAELTA, encoded by the coding sequence TGGTGGTGGTGTCACCACACTGGTGGCTTGGCTTGCGTATCGAATTATGCCTGGGCGGGCACTGACACGTGCGGTCATGGGGGCCAGCTTTATGGTGTTCTCCGCCATTGTGATCCAGCAACACTTAGGGCGTATTGAACTGCACTTTCATGTCTTTGTCGCATTGGCCTTTATGGTGCGTTACAAAGATATTGTCCCCATTTTAGCTGCCGCAGGGACCATTGCGGTACACCATCTTACCTTTAATTTTCTTCAGCAGTTTGATGTCCATGCGTGGGGTGTGCCCATCACCATTTTCAACTATGGCTATGGGTTGGAAATTGTCATTTTACATGCACTGTTTGTAGTGGTTGAGACCGCTGTTTTTGCCTACATTATTCTACAAATGACCAATCAATATCTGGCCAATGTAGAAATTACGGCGACCTTAAGTCAGGTTATCCGCCACCGTAACCTCTCCTTACGTGTGAAAGAGCATAATAGTGAGGCCATTGCGGTCAATGGTTTTTTGGGTAATTTGCAATCCATTTTGGGCAGTATACAGAGCCAGACTGAGCGGCTCGGCGGTGCCATTGGTGAGGGGGTTAGTTGCAAAAATACGCTGGTTGAAAGTTCCAACCGTACCCGTGAAATTGCCGATAACTTGGTTGGTGCCAACCGTCAACTTGTTGAGGATGTGGTACATATCCGTTCAGCGGTGGATCAGTCACAGGATAATGTAACGGCCATGCGTGAAGCGGCGGATGCGCTGCGCCAAGATTTGAACCTGATCAACCAAGAGGCACAAAACGGTAATGTGAATGTACAAACGGTGGCGGATTTGAGCAGCCGTATGGATATGAACCTGTCTGCCATGAACAACCGTCTTGCTTCTATTAACGGTGTGATTGGTGAAGTGACCAGTGCCATTACCGAACAGCGTGGCGCCTTGGTGGAGATGAGCCAGCAGAGTCGAGATGCCCGTGAACGTTCTGAGCATGCTAATGTGCGGGCAGAAGCGGTGGGACCGGTTGTGGATGCGTTGAACAGCGCAGCCATAGAAATTGGTAAGGTGGTGGATGTCATTAACAACATTGCAGAACAGACCAATATGCTGGCGTTAAATGCCTCTATTGAAGCGGCAGGTGCTGGGGATGCTGGTAAGGGTTTTGCGGTGGTGGCCAATGAGGTCAAAGAGTTGGCCCAGCAGACCGCCCAGGCGACAGAAGATATCTCAACCCAAGTACGGGATGTGCAGGATAACTCGCGCACCGTGGCCAGTGCGCTTGGTGAGATCATTAAGTCAGTCAACCGGGTCAATGAAGCCAATAATGCCATTGCACATGGGGTGGAAGATCAAACCCATGTTACAGAGCGCTCGGCTCACTCTATGTTACAAGCTGCCCAAGCAACCGACGAAATTACCCAACAATCCATGGAGCTAACGCAGTTTGCTCAAGATCTGGATCAGGCTGCTGGTCAGGCAGCTGAGAGTTCACAACAAATAGCCGGGGCGGTTTCAGCCTCTGTGGTCCATGCTGATCAAGTGGCCAATGCAGCCATGGCCACTCATGAGTTGGCGGACCGTATTGGCCAAGCGGCAGAACGTTCCGATAGCAACGCGGGGCATGTACGCCATGAGTTGGATCAGGCTTTTGATTTAATAACAGGTATGCATCGTAATATCGGTGGTTTAGAGAGTCTCTTTACCGATCTGGAAGGGGGACGTAAGGAGCTGGATAGTGCGCAGGCAGAATTGACAGCCTAG